A DNA window from Pungitius pungitius chromosome 1, fPunPun2.1, whole genome shotgun sequence contains the following coding sequences:
- the LOC134130607 gene encoding uncharacterized protein LOC134130607: MTDERQQDMPTQPALALAQMIGELAGIQREQAEANRQFMGMLQVQVGRQAQALEQLVERSGPAPPPPGPTALASLTLHRMTAEDDTQAFMEAFEATAEACGWPEGEWAVRLLPLLTGEAQTAAMGLPPAARRDYPAVRKAVVDRLGLLPEDHRRRFRSARLGPEDRPFAYGQRLRDAAARWLQPNGVGTASGVVEKVVLEQFVEGLPARTAAWVRYHRPPTLEAAITLAEDHLAVHPSGRDGREGAPPSTLKAAAPRGWGQQLTTGRPRPAPRREPMTRHWDPPTAASPGTLPDPPGGSQTPGQECWKCGQPGHLRRECPLMEVGQVIRVAGAPSPSPGPGATYRVP, translated from the exons atgaCGGACGAAAGGCAGCAGGATATGCCGACCCAACCGGCGCTCGCACTGGCgcagatgattggggagctggcggggatccaaCGCGAGCAGGCAGAGGCGAACCGTCAGTTCATGGGGATGctccaggtccaggtggggaggcaggcccaggcgctggagcaattggtggagcGGTCGGGACCCGCACCTCCACCACCGGGGCCGACAGCGTTGgcaagcctgaccctccaccgcatgacagcAGAGGACGACACCCAGGCGTTCATGGAAGCCTTcgaggcaacggcggaggcgtgcggatggccggagggggaatgggccgtgaggctgctcccgctgctgaccggggaggcgcagacggccgccatggggcttcccccggcggcccggcgggactaccccgcggtgcggaaggccgtggtcgaccggctgggactgctgcccgaggaccaccgccgGCGATTCCGGAgtgccaggctgggaccggaggaccgacccttcgcctacgggcagcggctccgggacgcggccgccaggtggctccagCCGAACGGGGTGGGGACGGCGTCAGGggtcgtggagaaggtggtactggagcagtttgtggaggggctcccggcccgcacggcggcgtgggtccggtaccaccgcccaccgacgctggaggcagccatcaccctggccgaggaccacctggcggtgcaccccagcgggcgcgACGGacgggagggcgcgccacccTCGACCCTGAaagcagccgcaccacggggatggggccagcagctgaccacaggGCGACCCCGACCAGCCCCACGGCGGGAGCCGATGACCCGACActgggaccccccgaccgcagcgagccccggcactcttcctgacccacccggaggttctcaaacgccagggcaggagtgctggaagtgtgggcagcccggccatctgcggagggagtgcccgctgatggaggtggggcaggtgatccgggttgccggcgctccatcaccctcccccggcccgggagcgacgtaccgcgttccg tga